A genome region from Etheostoma cragini isolate CJK2018 chromosome 4, CSU_Ecrag_1.0, whole genome shotgun sequence includes the following:
- the ppfia4 gene encoding liprin-alpha-4 isoform X6, producing the protein MMCEVMPTINEGDSAGPPRGTGGVPNGSDQEANFEQLMVNMLDERDKLLESLRETQETLILSQTKLQGALHERDVLQRQINAALPQEFATLTKELNICREQLLEKEEEISELKAERNNTRLLLEHLECLVSRHERSLRMTVVKRQAPPPSGVSSEVEVLKALKSLFEHHKALDEKVRERLRVALERVSTLEGQLASNTQELNMVRQRKDGDSLERTDGSKPTWKRLPNGSIDAHDDGGRVSELQELLDRTNKELAQSCEHSATLNSRMADLEAELANARRELSRSEELSIKQQREQREREDMEERITTLEKRYLAAQRETTHIHDLNDKLENELATKDSLHRQSEEKVRQLQEMLEMAEQRLAQTMRKAETLPEVEAELAQRVAALSKAEERHGNVEERLRQLESQLEEKNQELGRARQREKMNEEHNKRLSDTVDRLLTESNERLQLHLKERMAALEDKNSLIQDLENCQKQLEEFHHTRERLIGEIEKLRNEIDHLKRRSGAFGDGTHPRSHLGSSSDLRFSVVEGQDGHYSTTVIRRAQKGRMSALRDDPNKVFAVFEQDYPSLRGSVSHLLGSDIEAESDLDDDVSSTLLSPSGQSDAQTLALMLQEQLDAINEEIRMIQVERESADLRSDEIESRVNSGSMDGLNVTLRPRALPTSATAQSLASSTSPPNSGHSTPKHHSRNASHHLGIMTLPSDLRKHRRKVASPVEVDKATIKCETSPPSSPRSLRLETNFAQFTGSLEDGRGKQKKGIKSSIGRLFGKKEKGRMEQTVGREGQPLPALTDFEMGIGDTMTLGKLGTQAERDRRMKKKHELLEDARKRGLPFAHWDGPTVVSWLELWVGMPAWYVAACRANVKSGAIMSALSDTEIQREIGISNPLHRLKLRLAIQEMVSLTSPSAPLTSRTDNEEGSWAQTLAYGDMNHEWIGNEWLPSLGLPQYRSYFMECLVDARMLDHLTKKDLRSHLKMVDSFHRASLQYGIMCLKRLNYDRKDLDHRREASQHDMKDVLVWTNEQVIHWVLSIGLREYSSNLLESGVHGALLSLDETFDYSSLALILQIPMQNTQARQVLEREFNNLLALGTDRRLEESGDDKSFRRSPSWRKRFRAREGGVGLGMMAGSMETLPAGFRMPSMSMPPSAHLMPKKQLQPEAPPPATQRLDPSAVRTYSC; encoded by the exons GAGTTTGCCACCCTAACGAAGGAACTGAACATATGCCGGGAGCAGCTactggagaaagaggaggaaataTCTGAACTGAAAGCTGAAAGGAACAACACcagg TTGCTGTTGGAGCACCTGGAGTGTTTGGTGTCTCGTCACGAACGCAGTCTGAGGATGACAGTGGTGAAGAGACAGGCACCCCCACCATCTGGAGTCTCCAGCGAGGTGGAGGTCCTCAAAGCCCTGAAGTCACTGTTTGAACACCACAAGGCTCTGGATGAAaag GTACGTGAGAGGCTTCGGGTGGCTCTGGAGAGGGTGTCCACCCTGGAGGGACAATTAGCTTCTAACACACAAGAG TTGAACATGGTGAGACAAAGGAAGGATGGTGACTCATTGGAGCGAACAGATGGATCCAAACCTACATGGAAG AGACTGCCCAACGGCTCCATAGATGCTCACGATGATGGCGGCCGGGTGTCCGAGCTTCAGGAGCTTCTGGATCGGACCAATAAGGAGCTGGCCCAGAGCTGTGAGCACTCCGCCACTCTCAACAGTCGCATGGCCGACCTCGAGGCAGAGCTCGCAAATGCACGGCGAGAACTGAGCCGCAGCGaggagctgtcaatcaaacaacaaagggAACAGAGAGAG AGAGAGGACATGGAGGAAAGGATAACAACATTAGAAAAACGCTACCTGGCTGCTCAGCGGGAGACCACACACATCCACGACCTCAACGACAAACTGGAGAATGAGCTGGCCACTAAGGACTCCCTGCACCGACAG agcGAGGAGAAGGTGCGCCAGCTGCAGGAGATGCTGGAGATGGCAGAGCAGAGGTTGGCTCAGACCATGAGGAAGGCTGAGACCCTGCCAGAGGTGGAGGCTGAGCTGGCACAGAGAGTGGCAGCACTTTCAAAG GCTGAAGAGCGCCATGGCAACGTGGAAGAGCGGCTCAGACAGCTGGAGTCACAACTTGAGGAGAAGAACCAAGAACTAGGAAGg GCTCgccaaagagagaaaatgaatgagGAACACAACAAACGTTTGTCAGACACCGTGGATCGTCTGCTCACTGAATCCAATGAAAGACTGCAGCTCCATTTGAAAGAGCGCATGGCTGCCCTGGAGGACAAG AACTCCCTCATTCAGGACCTTGAGAACTGCCAGAAACAGCTTGAAGAATTCCATCACACCAGG GAACGGCTGATTGGAGAGATTGAGAAGTTAAGAAATGAGATTGACCACTTGAAACGCCGCAGTGGGGCATTTGGAGATGGAACTCACCCTCG GTCTCACCTGGGTAGCTCCAGCGACCTACGCTTCTCTGTGGTGGAGGGCCAAGATGGCCACTACAGCACAACAGTGATCAGGCGGGCACAGAAGGGCAGAATGTCAGCACTACGAGACGACCCAAACAAG gtgtttgctgtgtttgaaCAGGACTACCCATCTCTGCGTGGGAGCGTCAGCCACCTCCTCGGCAGCGACATCGAAGCAGAATCAGACTTGGATGATGACGTTAGCTCGACTCTGCTTTCCCCCAGCGGCCAATCTGACGCTCAGACTCTCGCTCTGATGCTGCAAGAGCAGCTTGACGCTATCAATGAGGAGATAAG GATGATCCAAGTGGAAAGAGAGTCAGCAGACCTCCGATCTGACGAGATTGAGTCTCGCGTGAACAGCGGTAGCATGGACGGACTCAATGTGACACTTCGACCCCGGGCGCTACCCACCTCCGCCACCGCACAGTCCCTGGCATCATCCACCTCCCCGCCCAACAGTGGCCACTCCACACCAAAGCACCACTCACGCAATGCCAGCCACCATCTAGGCATCATGACTCTG CCAAGTGACTTGAGGAAACACCGCAGGAAAGTAGCA TCTCCAGTGGAAGTGGACAAAGCTACTATCAAGTGTGAGACATCGCCTCCCTCGTCCCCCCGCAGTTTACGGCTAGAAACCAATTTTGCTCAGTTCACAGGCAGTCTCGAGGACGGCCGagg CAAGCAGAAGAAAGGCATCAAGTCATCTATTGGCCGATTGTTTGGGAAGAAGGAGAAGGGTCGAATGGAGCAGACTGTAGGCAGGGAAGGACAACCTCTACCAGCCTTGACAG ACTTTGAGATGGGCATTGGTGACACTATGACTCTGGGAAAACTGGGCACACAGGCTGAGAGGGACCGCAGgatgaagaaaaa ACATGAGCTTCTGGAAGACGCCAGGAAAAGAGGCCTACCATTTGCACATTGGGACGGCCCTACTGTTGTCTCCTGGCTAGAG CTGTGGGTGGGTATGCCAGCGTGGTATGTGGCAGCCTGTCGTGCCAACGTGAAGAGCGGAGCCATCATGTCAGCTCTGTCCGACACAGAGATTCAGAGGGAGATTGGCATCAGCAATCCTCTGCACCGACTCAAACTTCGCTTGGCCATCCAGGAGATGGTGTCGCTCACCAGCCCGTCTGCACCACTTACCTCCAGAACg GACAATGAGGAGGGCAGCTGGGCACAG ACTCTGGCGTATGGCGATATGAATCATGAGTGGATAGGGAACGAGTGGCTGCCCAGCCTCGGCCTGCCTCAGTACCGCTCCTACTTTATGGAGTGTCTGGTGGACGCTCGCATGCTGGACCACCTGACCAAGAAGGACCTAAGGAGCCACCTCAAGATGGTGGACAGCTTCCACAG GGCTAGTCTGCAGTATGGGATTATGTGCTTGAAGAGACTCAATTATGACAGGAAAGACCTGGATCACCGGAGAGAGGCCAGCCAACACGACATGAAAG ATGTGTTGGTTTGGACCAATGAGCAGGTGATCCACTGGGTCCTGTCCATTGGTTTGAGGGAGTACAGCAGCAACCTGTTGGAGAGCGGTGTCCACGGAGCGCTACTGTCTCTGGACGAGACCTTCGACTACAGCAGCCTAGCCCTCATCCTGCAAATCCCTATGCAGAATACACAG GCCCGGCAGGTTCTGGAGAGGGAGTTCAACAACCTGTTAGCCTTGGGGACCGACCGTCGACTAGAGGAG AGTGGGGATGACAAGTCTTTTCGACGCTCTCCATCGTGGCGCAAGAGGTTTCGAGCACGTGAGGGAGGGGTAGGGCTCGGCATGATGGCGGGCTCCATGGAAACGCTGCCTGCTGGCTTTCGCATGCCTTCCATGTCCATGCCGCCCTCTGCTCATTTAATGCCCAAGAAACAGCTCCAGCCTGAAG CTCCTCCCCCAGCAACCCAGAGACTGGACCCCTCGGCCGTGCGGACCTATTCATGCTAA
- the ppfia4 gene encoding liprin-alpha-4 isoform X1, producing the protein MMCEVMPTINEGDSAGPPRGTGGVPNGSDQEANFEQLMVNMLDERDKLLESLRETQETLILSQTKLQGALHERDVLQRQINAALPQEFATLTKELNICREQLLEKEEEISELKAERNNTRLLLEHLECLVSRHERSLRMTVVKRQAPPPSGVSSEVEVLKALKSLFEHHKALDEKVRERLRVALERVSTLEGQLASNTQELNMVRQRKDGDSLERTDGSKPTWKRLPNGSIDAHDDGGRVSELQELLDRTNKELAQSCEHSATLNSRMADLEAELANARRELSRSEELSIKQQREQREREDMEERITTLEKRYLAAQRETTHIHDLNDKLENELATKDSLHRQSEEKVRQLQEMLEMAEQRLAQTMRKAETLPEVEAELAQRVAALSKAEERHGNVEERLRQLESQLEEKNQELGRARQREKMNEEHNKRLSDTVDRLLTESNERLQLHLKERMAALEDKNSLIQDLENCQKQLEEFHHTRERLIGEIEKLRNEIDHLKRRSGAFGDGTHPRSHLGSSSDLRFSVVEGQDGHYSTTVIRRAQKGRMSALRDDPNKVFAVFEQDYPSLRGSVSHLLGSDIEAESDLDDDVSSTLLSPSGQSDAQTLALMLQEQLDAINEEIRMIQVERESADLRSDEIESRVNSGSMDGLNVTLRPRALPTSATAQSLASSTSPPNSGHSTPKHHSRNASHHLGIMTLPSDLRKHRRKVASPVEVDKATIKCETSPPSSPRSLRLETNFAQFTGSLEDGRGKQKKGIKSSIGRLFGKKEKGRMEQTVGREGQPLPALTDFEMGIGDTMTLGKLGTQAERDRRMKKKHELLEDARKRGLPFAHWDGPTVVSWLELWVGMPAWYVAACRANVKSGAIMSALSDTEIQREIGISNPLHRLKLRLAIQEMVSLTSPSAPLTSRTSSGNVWVTHEEMENLASSTKADNEEGSWAQTLAYGDMNHEWIGNEWLPSLGLPQYRSYFMECLVDARMLDHLTKKDLRSHLKMVDSFHRASLQYGIMCLKRLNYDRKDLDHRREASQHDMKDVLVWTNEQVIHWVLSIGLREYSSNLLESGVHGALLSLDETFDYSSLALILQIPMQNTQARQVLEREFNNLLALGTDRRLEESGDDKSFRRSPSWRKRFRAREGGVGLGMMAGSMETLPAGFRMPSMSMPPSAHLMPKKQLQPEAPPPATQRLDPSAVRTYSC; encoded by the exons GAGTTTGCCACCCTAACGAAGGAACTGAACATATGCCGGGAGCAGCTactggagaaagaggaggaaataTCTGAACTGAAAGCTGAAAGGAACAACACcagg TTGCTGTTGGAGCACCTGGAGTGTTTGGTGTCTCGTCACGAACGCAGTCTGAGGATGACAGTGGTGAAGAGACAGGCACCCCCACCATCTGGAGTCTCCAGCGAGGTGGAGGTCCTCAAAGCCCTGAAGTCACTGTTTGAACACCACAAGGCTCTGGATGAAaag GTACGTGAGAGGCTTCGGGTGGCTCTGGAGAGGGTGTCCACCCTGGAGGGACAATTAGCTTCTAACACACAAGAG TTGAACATGGTGAGACAAAGGAAGGATGGTGACTCATTGGAGCGAACAGATGGATCCAAACCTACATGGAAG AGACTGCCCAACGGCTCCATAGATGCTCACGATGATGGCGGCCGGGTGTCCGAGCTTCAGGAGCTTCTGGATCGGACCAATAAGGAGCTGGCCCAGAGCTGTGAGCACTCCGCCACTCTCAACAGTCGCATGGCCGACCTCGAGGCAGAGCTCGCAAATGCACGGCGAGAACTGAGCCGCAGCGaggagctgtcaatcaaacaacaaagggAACAGAGAGAG AGAGAGGACATGGAGGAAAGGATAACAACATTAGAAAAACGCTACCTGGCTGCTCAGCGGGAGACCACACACATCCACGACCTCAACGACAAACTGGAGAATGAGCTGGCCACTAAGGACTCCCTGCACCGACAG agcGAGGAGAAGGTGCGCCAGCTGCAGGAGATGCTGGAGATGGCAGAGCAGAGGTTGGCTCAGACCATGAGGAAGGCTGAGACCCTGCCAGAGGTGGAGGCTGAGCTGGCACAGAGAGTGGCAGCACTTTCAAAG GCTGAAGAGCGCCATGGCAACGTGGAAGAGCGGCTCAGACAGCTGGAGTCACAACTTGAGGAGAAGAACCAAGAACTAGGAAGg GCTCgccaaagagagaaaatgaatgagGAACACAACAAACGTTTGTCAGACACCGTGGATCGTCTGCTCACTGAATCCAATGAAAGACTGCAGCTCCATTTGAAAGAGCGCATGGCTGCCCTGGAGGACAAG AACTCCCTCATTCAGGACCTTGAGAACTGCCAGAAACAGCTTGAAGAATTCCATCACACCAGG GAACGGCTGATTGGAGAGATTGAGAAGTTAAGAAATGAGATTGACCACTTGAAACGCCGCAGTGGGGCATTTGGAGATGGAACTCACCCTCG GTCTCACCTGGGTAGCTCCAGCGACCTACGCTTCTCTGTGGTGGAGGGCCAAGATGGCCACTACAGCACAACAGTGATCAGGCGGGCACAGAAGGGCAGAATGTCAGCACTACGAGACGACCCAAACAAG gtgtttgctgtgtttgaaCAGGACTACCCATCTCTGCGTGGGAGCGTCAGCCACCTCCTCGGCAGCGACATCGAAGCAGAATCAGACTTGGATGATGACGTTAGCTCGACTCTGCTTTCCCCCAGCGGCCAATCTGACGCTCAGACTCTCGCTCTGATGCTGCAAGAGCAGCTTGACGCTATCAATGAGGAGATAAG GATGATCCAAGTGGAAAGAGAGTCAGCAGACCTCCGATCTGACGAGATTGAGTCTCGCGTGAACAGCGGTAGCATGGACGGACTCAATGTGACACTTCGACCCCGGGCGCTACCCACCTCCGCCACCGCACAGTCCCTGGCATCATCCACCTCCCCGCCCAACAGTGGCCACTCCACACCAAAGCACCACTCACGCAATGCCAGCCACCATCTAGGCATCATGACTCTG CCAAGTGACTTGAGGAAACACCGCAGGAAAGTAGCA TCTCCAGTGGAAGTGGACAAAGCTACTATCAAGTGTGAGACATCGCCTCCCTCGTCCCCCCGCAGTTTACGGCTAGAAACCAATTTTGCTCAGTTCACAGGCAGTCTCGAGGACGGCCGagg CAAGCAGAAGAAAGGCATCAAGTCATCTATTGGCCGATTGTTTGGGAAGAAGGAGAAGGGTCGAATGGAGCAGACTGTAGGCAGGGAAGGACAACCTCTACCAGCCTTGACAG ACTTTGAGATGGGCATTGGTGACACTATGACTCTGGGAAAACTGGGCACACAGGCTGAGAGGGACCGCAGgatgaagaaaaa ACATGAGCTTCTGGAAGACGCCAGGAAAAGAGGCCTACCATTTGCACATTGGGACGGCCCTACTGTTGTCTCCTGGCTAGAG CTGTGGGTGGGTATGCCAGCGTGGTATGTGGCAGCCTGTCGTGCCAACGTGAAGAGCGGAGCCATCATGTCAGCTCTGTCCGACACAGAGATTCAGAGGGAGATTGGCATCAGCAATCCTCTGCACCGACTCAAACTTCGCTTGGCCATCCAGGAGATGGTGTCGCTCACCAGCCCGTCTGCACCACTTACCTCCAGAACg TCCTCCGGAAATGTTTGGGTGACTCATGAAGAGATGGAGAACCTGGCTTCCTCCACTAAAGCG GACAATGAGGAGGGCAGCTGGGCACAG ACTCTGGCGTATGGCGATATGAATCATGAGTGGATAGGGAACGAGTGGCTGCCCAGCCTCGGCCTGCCTCAGTACCGCTCCTACTTTATGGAGTGTCTGGTGGACGCTCGCATGCTGGACCACCTGACCAAGAAGGACCTAAGGAGCCACCTCAAGATGGTGGACAGCTTCCACAG GGCTAGTCTGCAGTATGGGATTATGTGCTTGAAGAGACTCAATTATGACAGGAAAGACCTGGATCACCGGAGAGAGGCCAGCCAACACGACATGAAAG ATGTGTTGGTTTGGACCAATGAGCAGGTGATCCACTGGGTCCTGTCCATTGGTTTGAGGGAGTACAGCAGCAACCTGTTGGAGAGCGGTGTCCACGGAGCGCTACTGTCTCTGGACGAGACCTTCGACTACAGCAGCCTAGCCCTCATCCTGCAAATCCCTATGCAGAATACACAG GCCCGGCAGGTTCTGGAGAGGGAGTTCAACAACCTGTTAGCCTTGGGGACCGACCGTCGACTAGAGGAG AGTGGGGATGACAAGTCTTTTCGACGCTCTCCATCGTGGCGCAAGAGGTTTCGAGCACGTGAGGGAGGGGTAGGGCTCGGCATGATGGCGGGCTCCATGGAAACGCTGCCTGCTGGCTTTCGCATGCCTTCCATGTCCATGCCGCCCTCTGCTCATTTAATGCCCAAGAAACAGCTCCAGCCTGAAG CTCCTCCCCCAGCAACCCAGAGACTGGACCCCTCGGCCGTGCGGACCTATTCATGCTAA
- the ppfia4 gene encoding liprin-alpha-4 isoform X4: protein MMCEVMPTINEGDSAGPPRGTGGVPNGSDQEANFEQLMVNMLDERDKLLESLRETQETLILSQTKLQGALHERDVLQRQINAALPQEFATLTKELNICREQLLEKEEEISELKAERNNTRLLLEHLECLVSRHERSLRMTVVKRQAPPPSGVSSEVEVLKALKSLFEHHKALDEKVRERLRVALERVSTLEGQLASNTQELNMVRQRKDGDSLERTDGSKPTWKRLPNGSIDAHDDGGRVSELQELLDRTNKELAQSCEHSATLNSRMADLEAELANARRELSRSEELSIKQQREQREREDMEERITTLEKRYLAAQRETTHIHDLNDKLENELATKDSLHRQSEEKVRQLQEMLEMAEQRLAQTMRKAETLPEVEAELAQRVAALSKAEERHGNVEERLRQLESQLEEKNQELGRARQREKMNEEHNKRLSDTVDRLLTESNERLQLHLKERMAALEDKNSLIQDLENCQKQLEEFHHTRERLIGEIEKLRNEIDHLKRRSGAFGDGTHPRSHLGSSSDLRFSVVEGQDGHYSTTVIRRAQKGRMSALRDDPNKVFAVFEQDYPSLRGSVSHLLGSDIEAESDLDDDVSSTLLSPSGQSDAQTLALMLQEQLDAINEEIRMIQVERESADLRSDEIESRVNSGSMDGLNVTLRPRALPTSATAQSLASSTSPPNSGHSTPKHHSRNASHHLGIMTLPSDLRKHRRKVASPVEVDKATIKCETSPPSSPRSLRLETNFAQFTGSLEDGRGKQKKGIKSSIGRLFGKKEKGRMEQTVGREGQPLPALTDFEMGIGDTMTLGKLGTQAERDRRMKKKHELLEDARKRGLPFAHWDGPTVVSWLELWVGMPAWYVAACRANVKSGAIMSALSDTEIQREIGISNPLHRLKLRLAIQEMVSLTSPSAPLTSRTSSGNVWVTHEEMENLASSTKATLAYGDMNHEWIGNEWLPSLGLPQYRSYFMECLVDARMLDHLTKKDLRSHLKMVDSFHRASLQYGIMCLKRLNYDRKDLDHRREASQHDMKDVLVWTNEQVIHWVLSIGLREYSSNLLESGVHGALLSLDETFDYSSLALILQIPMQNTQARQVLEREFNNLLALGTDRRLEESGDDKSFRRSPSWRKRFRAREGGVGLGMMAGSMETLPAGFRMPSMSMPPSAHLMPKKQLQPEAPPPATQRLDPSAVRTYSC, encoded by the exons GAGTTTGCCACCCTAACGAAGGAACTGAACATATGCCGGGAGCAGCTactggagaaagaggaggaaataTCTGAACTGAAAGCTGAAAGGAACAACACcagg TTGCTGTTGGAGCACCTGGAGTGTTTGGTGTCTCGTCACGAACGCAGTCTGAGGATGACAGTGGTGAAGAGACAGGCACCCCCACCATCTGGAGTCTCCAGCGAGGTGGAGGTCCTCAAAGCCCTGAAGTCACTGTTTGAACACCACAAGGCTCTGGATGAAaag GTACGTGAGAGGCTTCGGGTGGCTCTGGAGAGGGTGTCCACCCTGGAGGGACAATTAGCTTCTAACACACAAGAG TTGAACATGGTGAGACAAAGGAAGGATGGTGACTCATTGGAGCGAACAGATGGATCCAAACCTACATGGAAG AGACTGCCCAACGGCTCCATAGATGCTCACGATGATGGCGGCCGGGTGTCCGAGCTTCAGGAGCTTCTGGATCGGACCAATAAGGAGCTGGCCCAGAGCTGTGAGCACTCCGCCACTCTCAACAGTCGCATGGCCGACCTCGAGGCAGAGCTCGCAAATGCACGGCGAGAACTGAGCCGCAGCGaggagctgtcaatcaaacaacaaagggAACAGAGAGAG AGAGAGGACATGGAGGAAAGGATAACAACATTAGAAAAACGCTACCTGGCTGCTCAGCGGGAGACCACACACATCCACGACCTCAACGACAAACTGGAGAATGAGCTGGCCACTAAGGACTCCCTGCACCGACAG agcGAGGAGAAGGTGCGCCAGCTGCAGGAGATGCTGGAGATGGCAGAGCAGAGGTTGGCTCAGACCATGAGGAAGGCTGAGACCCTGCCAGAGGTGGAGGCTGAGCTGGCACAGAGAGTGGCAGCACTTTCAAAG GCTGAAGAGCGCCATGGCAACGTGGAAGAGCGGCTCAGACAGCTGGAGTCACAACTTGAGGAGAAGAACCAAGAACTAGGAAGg GCTCgccaaagagagaaaatgaatgagGAACACAACAAACGTTTGTCAGACACCGTGGATCGTCTGCTCACTGAATCCAATGAAAGACTGCAGCTCCATTTGAAAGAGCGCATGGCTGCCCTGGAGGACAAG AACTCCCTCATTCAGGACCTTGAGAACTGCCAGAAACAGCTTGAAGAATTCCATCACACCAGG GAACGGCTGATTGGAGAGATTGAGAAGTTAAGAAATGAGATTGACCACTTGAAACGCCGCAGTGGGGCATTTGGAGATGGAACTCACCCTCG GTCTCACCTGGGTAGCTCCAGCGACCTACGCTTCTCTGTGGTGGAGGGCCAAGATGGCCACTACAGCACAACAGTGATCAGGCGGGCACAGAAGGGCAGAATGTCAGCACTACGAGACGACCCAAACAAG gtgtttgctgtgtttgaaCAGGACTACCCATCTCTGCGTGGGAGCGTCAGCCACCTCCTCGGCAGCGACATCGAAGCAGAATCAGACTTGGATGATGACGTTAGCTCGACTCTGCTTTCCCCCAGCGGCCAATCTGACGCTCAGACTCTCGCTCTGATGCTGCAAGAGCAGCTTGACGCTATCAATGAGGAGATAAG GATGATCCAAGTGGAAAGAGAGTCAGCAGACCTCCGATCTGACGAGATTGAGTCTCGCGTGAACAGCGGTAGCATGGACGGACTCAATGTGACACTTCGACCCCGGGCGCTACCCACCTCCGCCACCGCACAGTCCCTGGCATCATCCACCTCCCCGCCCAACAGTGGCCACTCCACACCAAAGCACCACTCACGCAATGCCAGCCACCATCTAGGCATCATGACTCTG CCAAGTGACTTGAGGAAACACCGCAGGAAAGTAGCA TCTCCAGTGGAAGTGGACAAAGCTACTATCAAGTGTGAGACATCGCCTCCCTCGTCCCCCCGCAGTTTACGGCTAGAAACCAATTTTGCTCAGTTCACAGGCAGTCTCGAGGACGGCCGagg CAAGCAGAAGAAAGGCATCAAGTCATCTATTGGCCGATTGTTTGGGAAGAAGGAGAAGGGTCGAATGGAGCAGACTGTAGGCAGGGAAGGACAACCTCTACCAGCCTTGACAG ACTTTGAGATGGGCATTGGTGACACTATGACTCTGGGAAAACTGGGCACACAGGCTGAGAGGGACCGCAGgatgaagaaaaa ACATGAGCTTCTGGAAGACGCCAGGAAAAGAGGCCTACCATTTGCACATTGGGACGGCCCTACTGTTGTCTCCTGGCTAGAG CTGTGGGTGGGTATGCCAGCGTGGTATGTGGCAGCCTGTCGTGCCAACGTGAAGAGCGGAGCCATCATGTCAGCTCTGTCCGACACAGAGATTCAGAGGGAGATTGGCATCAGCAATCCTCTGCACCGACTCAAACTTCGCTTGGCCATCCAGGAGATGGTGTCGCTCACCAGCCCGTCTGCACCACTTACCTCCAGAACg TCCTCCGGAAATGTTTGGGTGACTCATGAAGAGATGGAGAACCTGGCTTCCTCCACTAAAGCG ACTCTGGCGTATGGCGATATGAATCATGAGTGGATAGGGAACGAGTGGCTGCCCAGCCTCGGCCTGCCTCAGTACCGCTCCTACTTTATGGAGTGTCTGGTGGACGCTCGCATGCTGGACCACCTGACCAAGAAGGACCTAAGGAGCCACCTCAAGATGGTGGACAGCTTCCACAG GGCTAGTCTGCAGTATGGGATTATGTGCTTGAAGAGACTCAATTATGACAGGAAAGACCTGGATCACCGGAGAGAGGCCAGCCAACACGACATGAAAG ATGTGTTGGTTTGGACCAATGAGCAGGTGATCCACTGGGTCCTGTCCATTGGTTTGAGGGAGTACAGCAGCAACCTGTTGGAGAGCGGTGTCCACGGAGCGCTACTGTCTCTGGACGAGACCTTCGACTACAGCAGCCTAGCCCTCATCCTGCAAATCCCTATGCAGAATACACAG GCCCGGCAGGTTCTGGAGAGGGAGTTCAACAACCTGTTAGCCTTGGGGACCGACCGTCGACTAGAGGAG AGTGGGGATGACAAGTCTTTTCGACGCTCTCCATCGTGGCGCAAGAGGTTTCGAGCACGTGAGGGAGGGGTAGGGCTCGGCATGATGGCGGGCTCCATGGAAACGCTGCCTGCTGGCTTTCGCATGCCTTCCATGTCCATGCCGCCCTCTGCTCATTTAATGCCCAAGAAACAGCTCCAGCCTGAAG CTCCTCCCCCAGCAACCCAGAGACTGGACCCCTCGGCCGTGCGGACCTATTCATGCTAA